A stretch of the Zeugodacus cucurbitae isolate PBARC_wt_2022May chromosome 6, idZeuCucr1.2, whole genome shotgun sequence genome encodes the following:
- the LOC105211684 gene encoding cap-specific mRNA (nucleoside-2'-O-)-methyltransferase 2 isoform X1 yields the protein MDNTTQRLIPRSGLLQAATNYNRSSSEQFSFAYKSDTGNKPSKMEVNRVFEKKFHYQKPKENTWKLPPPTKAFSEYYQIDTLQELKPKLNDVKCKLNNYTIENWSLHTRRQDPSNEIPWRLKNETKAEFVTIAWCKFFECLHSYPLVKDAHLNSLHLCELPGAFIAALNHYMYSTYKREEVQWRWLSTTLNPYYEGNPTSGMISDDRFMFHTFDNWLMHDDFTGNIINRSHIEQMQEHCKKRLEDNVQLITADGSIDCVDAPDCQEEVVATLHFAEITAALSILAEGGCFVVKMFTMFESTNVCKLFLLNCIFEEVHVFKPATSKRGNSEVYIICIGYRKHTENLPEILQLMKENVECANIFPLFPKSYLPNDFLLQHEICARLFMNFQIEAIESNIQTYEVKPTRRQVIYKQHFRTETANEFYARYKVCGIAEQDKVLYEHQTTEENCKSAPFCRGSYTEREMAKETTMEERIFALHRTINNLEKILDFNCNIEFQEEYNTSQTSTPELHIYKGAPFTELHSSIFAHPYVMQLHQKLKEVLSRDPCYMMKPKCIAEQDEIQLNNLNMNGYSLLPREFFIQLLDTIYEKQSRKIVLSNVLFLTHLSVSVLYSLALYIFGHLTIYTEPNFQIELFAKCDKYTQQQMSTLKMIRNLLAEDSNALCIMPIGKLHRNKFANTLMDYNNQLLMKNFKLALNN from the exons ATGGATAATACGACGCAACGTTTAATTCCACGCAGTGGATTACTGCAGGCTGCAACTAATTACAACAGATCCTCAAGTGAGCAGTTTAGTTTCGCATACAAATCGGACACCGGCAACAAGCCCAGCAAGATGGAAGTAAACCGTGTGTTTGAAAAGAAATTCCATTATCAAAAGCCAAAAGAAAATACTTGGAAGTTACCACCGCCAACTAAAGCATTTAGCGAATATTATCAGATTGATACgctgcaagaactgaagccgaaatTAAATGATGTGAAATGCAAATTAAACAACTATACAATTGAGAATTGGAGTCTGCATACAAGACGCCAGGATCCCTCTAATGAGATACCGTGGCGCTTGAAAAATGAGACCAAGGCCGAATTTGTGACGATTGCTtggtgtaaattttttgaatgtcTACACTCCTACCCACTTGTAAAAGATGCGCATTTAAATTCGTTGCATTTGTGCGAATTGCCGGGCGCATTTATTGCGGCTTTAAATCATTACATGTATTCGACGTACAAAAGAGAGGAG gtACAATGGCGTTGGCTTTCTACGACACTAAATCCATATTATGAAGGCAACCCAACAAGTGGCATGATTTCAGACGATCGATTTATGTTtcacacatttgacaattggtTGATGCATGATGACTTTACCGGTAACATTATAAACCGTAGTCACATCGAACAAATGCAGGAGCACTGCAAAAAACGCTTGGAAGACAATGTTCAGCTAATTACGGCTGATGGTTCAATAGATTGTGTTGATGCACCCGATTGTCAGGAAGAAGTAGTCGCAACACTTCATTTTGCCGAAATCACTGCAGCTCTGAGTATACTCGCAGAAGGTGGCTGTTTTGTAGTGAAAATGTTTACAATGTTCGAATCCACGAACGTATGTAAACTATTTTTACTGAATTGTATTTTTGAGGAGGTACATGTATTCAAACCCGCCACATCGAAGCGTGGCAACTCCGAAGTTTATATAATTTGCATTGGTTACCGAAAGCATACTGAGAATTTACCAGAGATATTGCAGTTGATGAAGGAAAATGTAGAATGTGCAAATATATTTCCGCTTTTCCCAAAATCATATTTGCCAAATGATTTCCTGCTCCAACATGAGATATGCGCACgactttttatgaattttcaaattgaagCTATTGAATCGAATATACAGACCTACGAAGTAAAGCCTACGCGTCGTCAGGTGATTTATAAACAGCATTTCCGCACTGAAACGGCCAATGAATTTTACGCTCGCTACAAAGTGTGTGGCATCGCCGAACAAGATAAAGTTTTATATGAACATCAGACAACCGAAGAAAATTGCAAATCTGCGCCATTCTGTAGAGGTTCATACACAGAACGTGAAATGGCAAAGGAAACAACAATGGAAGAGAGAATATTTGCACTACATCGTACAATCAACAATTTAGagaaaatattagattttaattgtaatatagAATTTCAGGAAGAATACAACACATCACAAACATCTACTCCTGAATTGCATATTTATAAAGGCGCTCCTTTCACTGAACTACATAGTAGTATTTTTGCACATCCTTATGTCATGCAACTGCATCAAAAACTTAAGGAAGTGTTAAGCCGTGATCCTTGTTACATGATGAAACCAAAATGTATTGCAGAGCAGGATGAAATACAGCTCAATAATCTTAATATGAATGGATACTCGCTTCTCCCTCGTGAATTCTTCATCCAATTGCTCGATACGATTTATGAAAAACAATCGCGTAAAATAGTGCTATCGAATGTGCTTTTTTTAACACACTTATCCGTTTCGGTACTGTATTCATTGGCCCTTTATATTTTTGGACATTTAACAATTTACACAGAGCCTAATTTCCAAATAGAATTGTTTGCCAAATGTGATAAATATACGCAGCAGCAAATGTCTACATTAAAAATGATACGCAATCTGCTTGCTGAGGATTCAAATGCTTTATGTATTATGCCTATCGGAAAATTGCATCGCAATAAGTTTGCCAATACATTAATGGATTACAATAatcaattattgatgaaaaattttaaattagctttaaataattga
- the LOC105211684 gene encoding cap-specific mRNA (nucleoside-2'-O-)-methyltransferase 2 isoform X2, producing the protein MEVNRVFEKKFHYQKPKENTWKLPPPTKAFSEYYQIDTLQELKPKLNDVKCKLNNYTIENWSLHTRRQDPSNEIPWRLKNETKAEFVTIAWCKFFECLHSYPLVKDAHLNSLHLCELPGAFIAALNHYMYSTYKREEVQWRWLSTTLNPYYEGNPTSGMISDDRFMFHTFDNWLMHDDFTGNIINRSHIEQMQEHCKKRLEDNVQLITADGSIDCVDAPDCQEEVVATLHFAEITAALSILAEGGCFVVKMFTMFESTNVCKLFLLNCIFEEVHVFKPATSKRGNSEVYIICIGYRKHTENLPEILQLMKENVECANIFPLFPKSYLPNDFLLQHEICARLFMNFQIEAIESNIQTYEVKPTRRQVIYKQHFRTETANEFYARYKVCGIAEQDKVLYEHQTTEENCKSAPFCRGSYTEREMAKETTMEERIFALHRTINNLEKILDFNCNIEFQEEYNTSQTSTPELHIYKGAPFTELHSSIFAHPYVMQLHQKLKEVLSRDPCYMMKPKCIAEQDEIQLNNLNMNGYSLLPREFFIQLLDTIYEKQSRKIVLSNVLFLTHLSVSVLYSLALYIFGHLTIYTEPNFQIELFAKCDKYTQQQMSTLKMIRNLLAEDSNALCIMPIGKLHRNKFANTLMDYNNQLLMKNFKLALNN; encoded by the exons ATGGAAGTAAACCGTGTGTTTGAAAAGAAATTCCATTATCAAAAGCCAAAAGAAAATACTTGGAAGTTACCACCGCCAACTAAAGCATTTAGCGAATATTATCAGATTGATACgctgcaagaactgaagccgaaatTAAATGATGTGAAATGCAAATTAAACAACTATACAATTGAGAATTGGAGTCTGCATACAAGACGCCAGGATCCCTCTAATGAGATACCGTGGCGCTTGAAAAATGAGACCAAGGCCGAATTTGTGACGATTGCTtggtgtaaattttttgaatgtcTACACTCCTACCCACTTGTAAAAGATGCGCATTTAAATTCGTTGCATTTGTGCGAATTGCCGGGCGCATTTATTGCGGCTTTAAATCATTACATGTATTCGACGTACAAAAGAGAGGAG gtACAATGGCGTTGGCTTTCTACGACACTAAATCCATATTATGAAGGCAACCCAACAAGTGGCATGATTTCAGACGATCGATTTATGTTtcacacatttgacaattggtTGATGCATGATGACTTTACCGGTAACATTATAAACCGTAGTCACATCGAACAAATGCAGGAGCACTGCAAAAAACGCTTGGAAGACAATGTTCAGCTAATTACGGCTGATGGTTCAATAGATTGTGTTGATGCACCCGATTGTCAGGAAGAAGTAGTCGCAACACTTCATTTTGCCGAAATCACTGCAGCTCTGAGTATACTCGCAGAAGGTGGCTGTTTTGTAGTGAAAATGTTTACAATGTTCGAATCCACGAACGTATGTAAACTATTTTTACTGAATTGTATTTTTGAGGAGGTACATGTATTCAAACCCGCCACATCGAAGCGTGGCAACTCCGAAGTTTATATAATTTGCATTGGTTACCGAAAGCATACTGAGAATTTACCAGAGATATTGCAGTTGATGAAGGAAAATGTAGAATGTGCAAATATATTTCCGCTTTTCCCAAAATCATATTTGCCAAATGATTTCCTGCTCCAACATGAGATATGCGCACgactttttatgaattttcaaattgaagCTATTGAATCGAATATACAGACCTACGAAGTAAAGCCTACGCGTCGTCAGGTGATTTATAAACAGCATTTCCGCACTGAAACGGCCAATGAATTTTACGCTCGCTACAAAGTGTGTGGCATCGCCGAACAAGATAAAGTTTTATATGAACATCAGACAACCGAAGAAAATTGCAAATCTGCGCCATTCTGTAGAGGTTCATACACAGAACGTGAAATGGCAAAGGAAACAACAATGGAAGAGAGAATATTTGCACTACATCGTACAATCAACAATTTAGagaaaatattagattttaattgtaatatagAATTTCAGGAAGAATACAACACATCACAAACATCTACTCCTGAATTGCATATTTATAAAGGCGCTCCTTTCACTGAACTACATAGTAGTATTTTTGCACATCCTTATGTCATGCAACTGCATCAAAAACTTAAGGAAGTGTTAAGCCGTGATCCTTGTTACATGATGAAACCAAAATGTATTGCAGAGCAGGATGAAATACAGCTCAATAATCTTAATATGAATGGATACTCGCTTCTCCCTCGTGAATTCTTCATCCAATTGCTCGATACGATTTATGAAAAACAATCGCGTAAAATAGTGCTATCGAATGTGCTTTTTTTAACACACTTATCCGTTTCGGTACTGTATTCATTGGCCCTTTATATTTTTGGACATTTAACAATTTACACAGAGCCTAATTTCCAAATAGAATTGTTTGCCAAATGTGATAAATATACGCAGCAGCAAATGTCTACATTAAAAATGATACGCAATCTGCTTGCTGAGGATTCAAATGCTTTATGTATTATGCCTATCGGAAAATTGCATCGCAATAAGTTTGCCAATACATTAATGGATTACAATAatcaattattgatgaaaaattttaaattagctttaaataattga
- the LOC105211685 gene encoding ubiquitin-conjugating enzyme E2-18 kDa, protein MTAPRRLRKELTDLQACGLKSFREINADEENLLRWTGLIVPDNAPYNKGAFRIEINFPAEYPFKPPKIIFKTKIYHPNIDEKGQVCLPIISTENWKPATRTDQVVQALIALINDPEPEHPLRADLAEEYLRDRKRFIKNAEEHTRKNSEKRPTD, encoded by the coding sequence ATGACTGCACCGCGTAGACTACGCAAAGAGTTGACCGATCTACAGGCTTGTGGTCTGAAATCATTTCGTGAAATTAATGCGGACGAGGAGAATCTACTGCGTTGGACAGGTTTAATTGTACCAGATAATGCTCCATACAATAAAGGAGCATTTCGTATTGAAATAAACTTTCCTGCGGAATATCCATTTAAACCGCCAAAGATAATATTTAAGACTAAAATTTATCATCCAAATATCGATGAGAAGGGACAGGTTTGCTTACCCATTATATCAACTGAAAATTGGAAGCCTGCAACACGTACAGACCAAGTTGTACAGGCATTAATTGCATTAATTAATGACCCGGAACCCGAACATCCTCTACGTGCAGATTTGGCTGAAGAGTACTTGCGAGATCGAAagcgttttattaaaaatgccgAAGAGCATACCCGGAAGAATAGCGAAAAACGACCGACAGATTAG